DNA sequence from the Flavobacteriales bacterium genome:
AAATTATGAACGTTTACAACACTTGAATTTAAATGAAATGAAAAGTGTTAAACTAAATAATGTAAGTAGAATGGTTGGACCAAAAGAGAGCAAACAAAAAGTGATTGATAAACTTCAATTGATTTTTACACCGATAGACACAACAAAACGTGACATCATTTTTGAATTTTATAACTCTGATGAAACGTTGGTGATGAACGGGGAATTGCAACTGATAGAAAAATGGTCAAAAATATTGACCGATAAAATTACGCCTCAACCCATAAAACCTTTCACTAAAAAAGCAGCATAACATGGAAACAATTATTATTTCAATTTTTGCATTAGGCTATCTAGGTATAGCTTTCGAGCATCCGTTAAAAATAAATAAAGCACCAATGGCATTACTAACCGGTATTTTGTGCTGGGTAGTGTTGTTTTTATATGGAGGCCAGCCTGCCGAAGAAACCACAGAATTATCTCATCATTTTGCAAAAATTGCAGAGATTTTGTTCTTCTTACTTGGTGCAATGACCATTGTAGAATTGGTTGATTCTCATCAAGGGTTTAAAGTTATTACCAACAGAATTACTACCAAAGACACCCGTAAATTGCTTTGGATTATTTCATTAGTAACTTTTTTCTTATCGGCTGTATTAGATAATTTAACCACATCTATTGTAATGATTTCGTTATTACGACGGTTAATACACGACGATACACAACGTAAGTTTTTTGCAGGGATGGTTATTATTGCTGCCAATGCTGGTGGTGCTTGGTCGCCAATTGGTGATGTAACCACTACCATGCTTTGGATTGGTGGACAAGTTACAGCAGTTAATATTGTAAAAGAACTTTTTATACCAAGTTTAGTTTGTTTGGTTGTTCCTTTACTTTATCTTTCGTTTAAACTAAAAGGTCAAATTCAACAAAATGCATACAACCGCGATGCTGCATTTGTAGAAGAAGATGTAAAAGGAAGTAAACTCATGTTTTTTGTTGGT
Encoded proteins:
- the nhaD gene encoding sodium:proton antiporter NhaD; translation: METIIISIFALGYLGIAFEHPLKINKAPMALLTGILCWVVLFLYGGQPAEETTELSHHFAKIAEILFFLLGAMTIVELVDSHQGFKVITNRITTKDTRKLLWIISLVTFFLSAVLDNLTTSIVMISLLRRLIHDDTQRKFFAGMVIIAANAGGAWSPIGDVTTTMLWIGGQVTAVNIVKELFIPSLVCLVVPLLYLSFKLKGQIQQNAYNRDAAFVEEDVKGSKLMFFVGVGALLFVPIFKTITHMPPYMGMLLGLGVLWIISEFIHADKDEEAKKPYTAIHALSKIDTSSILFFMGILVAISAMETSGILTNFATSMNNWIGNQDIIVTAIGLISAVIDNVPLVAASMGMYDLATYLPDAKIWEMMAYCAGTGGSVLIIGSAAGVAVMGMEKIDFIWYLKKFSLLAMLGYFSGLAAYLVIFHFI